The Panicum virgatum strain AP13 chromosome 3N, P.virgatum_v5, whole genome shotgun sequence genome includes the window TGTTTGCAGGCTCATATGCTTTCCTTAAAAGAGCAGCTTTCCTTTTGCAATGCGGAAAGTTAGCTTTGTTAAGGGTATTATAGTCACTATATATGTGTCAAGGGTAGTTTAGTCACTTCACatattctagggtttggggtgtctCATGTACTCTATATATATTGCCCTTTGGGCCTCTATCAATACAACAAGCCTCCATTCGTAACATGGTAACAGAGCAGGTCTCGATCTAGATCCGGTCCGCCACCCTTCGTCATCCCGTTGCGCTGCCCCCGGGAGGATCCATCCTTGCTCCCAGGGGCGGCAAATCCAAACCCCAAACCCATTTTCCCTCTTGTAGGTTGAGTCGaagcagcagagcagagcagcgtACCAATTTTTTTTCCCGTCGCGGCCGATCCAGCCGTCCCTGCCCTCATCTGCCTGTCGCCGCCGGCCCGTCCTCTTCACCGCCCGTCCCCGCCGGCTCGTCCTCCGCGCGCCTCGTCCGCCGCGCCCGTCGTGCGGCCCGCGTCCGCGCCCATCGCGCGGCGCCCGTCGGCGCTGTCCCTGATCGTCCTGCTCGTCGTCGCGTCGGTCTTCTTGGCCGCAGTAGCGGCCGCCCGCCGTCGTGGCTCTCGttgccgcggccctcctcctcggccgccgTCCCCGCGGCCACCTCTTCCTTGGCTGCCGTTCCTGCGGCCCGACGTCGTCGATTCGCGGCCGCTCGTCATGGATCTGCCCGTCGCGGGTCCACCGGCCGCCTATCGTCGTCGCCGTCACAGCTCTCCATCCGCGGCCCGTCGCTGCCGCTGGCTGCTtgtacccgccgccgcccgtcgtcaTCCGTTTGTGGCGGCCCGCCGTCCCGTCGCCGCCCCGCCTGCTCCGCTGTCCCGTTGGCGCGGCCCGTCATCGCCCCACCGGCTCCTCTCCGTCCGCGCGGTGCGGCCTCCACCCGTCAGCCCGTCGCTGGCGCCGTCGATTCGTCCGTCGCGGAGCCACTGTCCCCGCCCGTTCTGCTGGTAGTGGTAGccgtagcagcagcagcgccgccgtcctcctccagtGCGTGGCCCGTCGCCACCAGTCCGTCGTCGCCATCtcttccgccgccgtcgcggccatcGTCCTACTCGTTCGGCAGCGGGAAGGGGGggtgctgcagctgctgcctgTCGTCGTggcctccttcgccgcagtcGCGGCGGGGTCGGCGTGGATCCGCCCGTCGTCTGCCGCCTCCTGTGCTGGGCCACGGCCTCCTCATGCCTCGTCTGCTCGTTTCCCCTGCTCCTGCGGCTGGGATTGGAGTAGCAGCCATCTGTCTGCTCGTCTTCCCCATCATCCTGCCGCCGGCCATCGCAGAGGTGGTCTGTCCGTGCCTTGGTACTCTGTGCTGCAGTAGTCCTCTGTTCTGCGGTGCTCTGTTCTGCTACTTGCACCTGCTGTTGGTGGCCCGTTCTGAAATTGATGTCGCACACGCAGCTGCTGGTGGTATTGCTTCGTTGCACTTGCATCTACTATATCAATTATTGACTTGCATCCACGCCAATCCAAGTCCAGTTTCTTTGCTTGGTAATTCTGCTGCTGCTAGGCTGCTTCTATCCATCGTCTGCTTTTGCATGCGTGCTGCTCTGCTCATCTTTTGCTTATGCCTGCTGCTATCTATCTGCTGCTTGCTTAGTATCTTAACCCTGCTATTAGCATCTTGTTATTGATCTGCTGCTGTCTCAATCATATTTTGTCACACATATATTTCTCCACTGTGTTCAATCCAAGTCCACATACACTCATTCAGTTCGTCAAAGCCGTGCATGTCCACAATTTCATTGTCAGTCAGCCAATATCTTCTTTTTATTTTATGGTTAGCTGAGTCCCGTCGATTTAGCTAATCACATCATCGTTGTTGATGCGACCTTTGCCCTCTTGGTCCCTTTCGGAGCCGTTTTGCTCCACGTCATGATCAATGGCCGTTTATTTGTCGTCATCACCTTCCTGTCTCGCCACTTGCCGTCTTGTAGTGGTGCTTTCTATCTTTGGCTGGCTTGACACATCCCACTACTTTGTCGAGTTCAAAATCTCCAAAGCAAGGTTCATGTTGAAGAGTCGATGTACTGGTTTGTGAAGACTCGGGCTATTTGCTGAAGTACGAGTTGTGAAGGCGATACCTGCTTGTGGAGGAGATTGTCTAcatcgacaagttcaagagTTGCACACTTCGACGACATCTTTGATTTTCGGACTTTGGATGAATCTTGTGTCATGTAATCATAGTGTTGTGCATTGTGTTTGTCCAATGCTTAGTGTCAACTCTCCAAATGCAACGACATTGCATTCACGTCGCATTTGAGAGGGGTGTTAAGGGTATTATAGTCACTATATATGTGTCAAGGGTAGTTTAGTCACTTCACatattctagggtttggggtgtctCATGTACTCTATATATATTGCCCTTTGGGCCTCTATCAATACAACAAGCCTCCATTCGTAACAAGCTTATGTGGTCATGCTGTGATTCATTATGCTTATTCTAATTATATTTTGTTGTAGGTGCGAGAATTAGTTCTCTCTCGAGATCTTACTCTTATCATTGAACCTGGAAGATCCTTGATTGCTAATACTTGCTGCTTCGTCAATAGAGTAACTGGTGTTAAATCTAACGGTACAAAGAATTTTATTGTTGTTGATGGCAGCATGGCAGAACTCATCAGACCTAGTCTGTATGGAGCATACCAGGTTTGTTCAGATCCTATTAATGATGATGAGTGTTACTACTACTATGTTGATGGATACCGCAGTCTGAGATAATTTTGAATGTTGCTTTCTCCAATCATAGTAATTTACTTTTTATATGTTCAACTGGTGAAGGATGAGAAAGTTCAACCACACACCTATGGCACCCCAGCATCAGTTTGACATAATCTATAAGTTTAAGAGTAAGATGCACGAGTGGTCCAACTTGTCATGCAGTGTCAATGAAGTACATGAATGAACTTGGGAACTGCATATTCAGGTCCTTAAGCTTGTTAAACATGTCATCCATGTCCAAAGTACCCAAAATACCCCTTGCTTGCTGATGTGACATTGCCAATTTGGAGATTTCTTATTAACAAGTTAAATAAACTTGAAGAATTAGGAAGAGGGAGATGATATCCTTCACATGACCATTTTCCATGCTTTTATGTTGCTATATCTCATTTCTTGCCATAGATTTCTTTTATTATTGTTCTTTCCGCTGCTAATTCTCTATTTGATGGGCACTTAGTCAACTATGCGCCCTGGCACTCAGGGATTGCTACAATTTAATGAAGCACTATCATGATTTTGGGACCCACAGTATGATGGCATGTATTTGTATATAGTCGGCATGCATTTGTGTTTGGGGTGCATAGCATCTATCTGTCATTCAAGTGCATACAAAATCTAACTGCATAAATAAAAATGACATGCACAGAAGTTTCAGCGCTTGAACCTTGTTACAATCTGTTGAACCATTACTCATCTCGCAGCATATCGAACTGGTCTCTCCCCCCTCTCCTGGTGCCGAAGTAGCTACCTTTGATATTGTCGGACCAGTTTGTGAGTCTGCAGATTTCCTTGGAAAAGATAGGGAGCTTCCAACACCTGATGAGGTCTTTTTTCAACACCATTATATTCTCTCTGATTATTAGAGTTTCCTCTGTTCCCTTCTGACATATTACCCTTGTAGGGAGCTGGACTGGTTGTTCATGATGCAGGTGCCTACTGCATGAGCATGGCTTCCACCTACAACCTGAAGTTGAGACCGCCAGAGTACTGGGTACAAACTACCACCGGCATTCCCTTTTTCCTCTATCTTATGTCTTGTAGGGGTTCGTTTGCCATTATGTTTTGTTTCTTCCTAGGCCATTTAGCTGACAtgtttgttgtttgctttgcaGGTGGAAGAGGACGGTTCTATCGTAAAGATCAGACATCAAGAGAAGCTTGATGACTACATGAAGTTCTTTGATGGTCTTCCAGCTTAGACATTTATCTGCAACTGCGACAAGCACACGTTTTCTTGGGGGATAATTAGACTTTCTTGCCAAGTTTATTTTACTTGTGGTTGTAGTGGAATGTGTGACTAGATAATTAATTTGGTTTGTTTGTGTATCCTCCAGATTTTCTGTGATGTGCAAGTCTTAGGCACCAAATTTGTAATATACTGCTATTTAGAGCCAGAAGTTATTACCTGGATAAAAAGGCACAGTGAATAAGTCTGCCGCCCGAATGCATGCAAAGTCTTGGACGATGAATAGATATAAGCTTATGCTTGGCTCAATGGTTTGATCTAGGAGGTGCAAGTTGGTACCCCTAAGGGGTTAACGTGGACCATCTTTAGTTTTAATTcttttttgtttgaaaaaaaCTACTTTTATTCATTAAACTGAGGAGAATTGGTTTGCCAAGCCGAAacatttgaaacggagggagtactatttTTTCTTGTCACCTGTCATCTCAAGTTGATTTGGCTTGAATTTTGGGAAATGTACTGTGAATTGTGATAGTAGTGGACTGCTAGCTTTCTTTGATTTCTCAAGGCTGTTGCCTTAGCTTCGACGGTTCAACATGCTTGATGTGTGTCTGCTGccattctttctttctttctttttttttaacttatGTCTGCTGCCATTCTATCTTTATCCTGAGCTGTAAATTGCATGCAACTTCAGAAGCTGTCGCATTCCTTATTTCCAAACCGATAAGCGTGCTAAATTTTGCTTGAGATCAGGTTGAACTGATCTTCCACATCCGTCTGCATTCACCTGCCTAGCTGGGAGAGAATTTCCACCAGGGCAGCATGAAAGAACCCCCCATGTTCTTCAGTACATTTGTGATACTGTTTCTCATCAAACAGTAAAGCTCCCTTTGTAGTTGGAGTATTTGGTGAAGACTATTTTTGCTTAACACCGGCCGCTCTTTCCtcggctctttttttttttttttgagcggtTCTTGCCTCGGCATCTTCTTCTGGCCATTTCAGGGTTGGCCCAGCCGAATTGGGTGAGCCCAATCCCAGGACCCAGAGGCCCCCGCTCGGCGGCCCacacgctcgccgtcgccgtcgccgtcgtcgaccAGGCCGGCCCTCCGCCGCGACGAGAGATCCGTCCGCGCCACCCCGCGAGTGGGGACGCTCCATCTCCACGGGCACCGGCGAGCGGGCCGCGCCCTGCATCCCGCGCCCCACTTCCTTCTCTGATCTCTCTGCTCGCGGAGCTCGTTGCgtcgccttctcctcctcctgttCCAATGGCAGTGGCGGGCGGCCCGTGCTTGCTCGCcgtggcgctcgccgccgcttggatctctgccgcggccgccgaatCGTCGCCTCAGCAGGTACGTGGGGATGGGCGGGGTGCTCCTGGAGTCCTGGTTCAGGCGGATTTACTTGCGCGCGATTTGCGACGCCTTGTTGGTTCGGATTTTGGTGTTGTGGCTCGAGTCCATGCTTAGCCTGTGGATGATTAGCAGTTAGTTAGGTTCAGTGGTGTGGCTTAAGTAATGCAGATTGAATGCTATGCTCGTTCTAGTTAGTTATGTATGTGGTTCTATGAATTTTTTACTCCATTTTGTTTTTTGTTCTGAATTCTTTAGGCCTGTGTGGGCGAGTTTTAATTATTGTACTGCACAGGCAGGTAGAAGCCAGAAATCCATCAATTGTGTGCCCTGCTCTAGGAATTACATCGGCGATGCATATCTCTACACCTTCACCGACCAGCTTGCTCCCCATCGTGGCTTAGCTGAAATGTCTGACTCTGGTGAATTGTGCAAAGGGCTTACTGATGCTGTTGAAGTGCCTACACTCTCAGAACTGCACCGGCAACTGGTTGGTGAAGGTTCTCACCGTCGTCTAGTCTATTCTGTGAAATTTGGTGCCTGTCAAGATGCCATGGTTAATTTTCTTGATGGCTATGATGCCCATCTGGTGATAATTGAGAAGCTCCCGAATGGGGTGTTTGCTGACCCATTTGAGCTACAGCATTTTGTTGAACGCAAAGGTGAATTCTAACTCTGAGGAAGACTGCAACTGCATTTTTATTTGCATTCTGATAAGTTTTTCTTTAATCTTGCAGTTTTCCTTGACGTTGCTGTTTTCGGAGACACCAACCTTGAACTACCCTCAGCTCTATCCAACCGGTCAACTGTTGAGATTCATTTTGATCTCAAGCCAAGCACTTTAACAAACTGTAACATTGTAATAGACCTGCCTCTCCATGCTAGATACCTGGTAAGGTCCTATAGACTACCATTGGCAAACACTACTAATTTGAATTATTTGGCTCCTGCTACCTGTCATAGAGAACATCACTTGTTGCATTTTTGCTTGTAACCTACTAGCTATGGATAAGCTGTTATACTGAAAATTCTGTCTGCAAATCCAGCATCCAGGTTTTGCCTTATCAAATGAGAAATTGATGTGTATGAATGTTTTATAATATTCAACAACTTGGCGGTACTTAGTGGTACATGATTTCCATGATGGACATTAAATAGTGCATGCTGATAAATAAAAGCCTCCTATGTTGGGGCACATTGGTACACATAATAATAGTGGCATAATAATAGTGGATATATGCTTCCCTTCCTTTGACATGTTCTAGAACATGGGCCTAATAGATAGAGATAAACTGTCCTGCCACTTTAATAATTTCTGGTTAATTTTGCTTAAGCGTACAAATATTATCTGTCTATGGATTtatgctacttttttttttgaaaggcgGATTTATGCAACTGTTATGGACCATCCCTCGTGCATGCTGCCTTAAAAATTTCCAAGAAAtttcaaggaaaaaaatatatttttggctCTACTTAGAATTCTGATGGACTAGGTTCTGGAAAAAATAACTTCAGCTTTGTAGCCAGCCGGGAGACAGGAAATCAGAACTGGATGATTTGTACGAGTAACAAACTAAAAATAACTACTGTCATATAGTTGTGGTTTACATGTTCTGTGATGCTGCAAACATGCCTGATATGCACATGGTGTTCTGAAATTTAAAATACATTTCCTTCTTTATCTTGTTCAACTCCTCACAGGCGTATTTAGCACAATCAGTTGTCACTGAAGAAACTTTTGGTTGACTACTCACTTTGATGTTCAATTGCAGCCTCTTGATGCCAGTGGGCATGCAACGGTTGAGTTTGGCAGCCCAGATTTGCTCCTGCGCTACAGAAAAAAGGAAATCCGTTCTGGTTCCTGTTTGTGGGTGCTTAAGGATCTCGAAGCCGCACCCGTGGACAAAGCTGCGTGGCGGATACCCTGTGGAGATGAAGCCCATATAGGATTTGTTTCTATCGTTACCTTTCTCTCGGCTCTTGTTTGTTCCATGTCCGTTGTTCTAGCCGCTCTAGTTTTTTGATGTATTCGGCTCCAGGCAAAACTGGAATGAAGTAAAGAATGATGTTGGGAACCTTATATTCTTGTCGATCAAGCGATCTGCAGGGGAGCAAAAAATGCCGCAAATAAATGGTGTATAAATTTACACCCGCAGACGCTCCTCAATCAGATGGAGCTGTATGTAGTtgcaaaacaaaaattagaGAAAACAAAAGTAGAGATAGTGTATAGGAATTTACCTCAAACAGAGCAATGGACTCTGGTGCAGCACAGACAAGCACCAAAAGGGCTAGAGAAATCTGATTGAGGATGCTTTCGTTGTTTTGGTTGTTAATTGTCTcgagcggatgctttgccgccttgATTTGTTGGCTGAGTGAATGCTTTGCCACTTGAGTTTTATGCATCCTTGATGATGGTGTATCTTTTAGCAGGTTCAGTTGCTTGGTCTTGTCTAGGTTTGGGGGTGGGTGTTCCCTCCtttgttgttcttgctgttcttatTTTGGTGTTGGGGTCATCTGCCACTTGTTTGGTGGTGCGTTGTAATCGACTTAATAGCCTCTGCCTATTAAGGTTTGTATCGGTCGTACTGCTTTTcttttaatgaaatacgtgctcaggcacgttcgcgaaaaaaaatatttcacctGCTAATTTACAACCAAGCTATAAAGCCAAATATCATAAAGAAATAAGCAATTCTAGTATTGTTCTCCGTACATGTGGAAAACGTAATACCAGTTGGATAATGGATTGATTTACCATGGCTAATTATCACTAGATTTGTTTTGGATACTCTGGTTTGGACTTTTTAACTGCTGCATGAAGAACTACTAAATAACGGGCCACGTACTATATCTACTTTAACCATGCACCCACATAGTTGTCAGTTACCACTTACCAATAAAAGCTACTTCAGAGAGACTCCACGCTTAAGAAGGAATAATACTATACTCCtttcgttccaaattgtaggtcttTTAGCAAATCTAGCTGCATAATTTTTGTTATATATCTAGACACAATGATTATCTAGGTTGCTCATGAGGTCGAAAGGTCTACTGAGGAAACTAACATTTTTGTGGCCCAAGGCAAATCCCAGAGCATCTAAATCTACTATTTTCATTATCATTTGCGCAAATTAttagttatttatttatttatgcaTTAAGTCTAGGAGTTGATTAAAAACTTACTTTTATGCACAATCCAACTTGTTTGTTAGGACATCTTTACCACttgtttaaaaataattagtAATGTCctatgcttagccatgcttagatATGCAATACATCTGTGTAACTTTGGTTACTCGACAATCTATGGTTATAATGTTTACATACCTAGATCACGGAAATAGCCTGATTTGGAAATGTATACAGAAGCTTGGATGGAATCAAAAGGTGATCTTAGTTTCTGTAGTTCTGTCCACTGTAAATAAATGGTTAATGCCCGTTCATTGTTTTGACTGCTGATCAAGTGAGTTGACCTGGTTGCTTACTGGGATTGGGAAGCAGCAAGCCCAATAGGTTAGTTGGCTTTTTGATTGAAAATGTTCTTACCCGTGCTTAGTGTGTGGGAGAAAGGCGGGGGCGTAGCTTGAAACACACATGGTGATCTGGCTAGACGTGAGATCCCATGTGGGGGTGCGTTCGGGTTTGGGTAATTACGTTTTCAGTCTTTGGGTATAACAAATCAAAAGTTCGTTCGTACAGTCCAACCAACTGTGCGTAACTGGTGGTTAGGTATCTCCTGGAGGATGTAAATAATCGGTTTGTATCGCAATTTTCAGTTATGAATGCGCTTGATCATTGTTAAGCATCGCAGTGGAAACAAGTTGAATATGAAGTTTTTCCTTGATCTAATAATGTTGTATGATATTTTATACCACTTGAttgagcaaaaaaaaattattcacTTATACTCATTAGGAAAGAACTAACCTATttttaaataataaaaaaataagggTTCTACTTTAGTAAGCTTTTCACAAAATGTTGAGTATGCCGGTCTACTCAAAAGCTATGCATATTCCTTGAAGCCTTAATTATTTTATACTAGTTAGTCGGGTCAATCTTTCTCAGTACATTTGTACTCAGGGATCCTTTTTACCTGTTTTCAAAAGCGCGCAACAGTCTACCGAAGAAGAGATCCCGAAGAACTAGAACATTTATGGGTCTCCAGTGTTATTTTGTTTGGCCTTAGATGATTAATTACTTTATATAACAATATTGTCCCTGGCTTGTTTTAGTTTGAAACTCTTTAGAATGGTTTGATGCACTTAAGTTTGTTTCAACCTATGGTTACCTCTGAGTTATTGTAAAAAGGTAATGTTTGTTGATGATTTCCCATTGTGGAAGCGATCCTGATCTATGGCTGAGATAAAAGTTGTGAGTGGATGATTCGAGTTGCATTGGGGACACTTGAGGAAGTGCCGGATTTATATTTTCTTAAGTGCGTTTGTGGCTAATGACTGCTTTGGCAGTGATTAGGCGCACTTAAGCCCATTTAAATTGGACGGTTTCCCATAGATTTCCACTATATCACGTACGTGTGCAAAGAACACAACTATAAGATCGAGCTGACAGTGAAGTTCTTTCTCCTCGGGTTGTTGTGGGTGTTTAGTGTGTGAAGGAGTAATAGGCTAATAGCCAAAAAAAAAGCTTCCCTCGACAATCACTTTTCTAAAGCCATTTAAAATGTTGAGCAGCTAtgatgcatcctactataattgCATTGTAAGCCTTGTTGCAAGTAAACTCCTTGGGGAGCCTCAGATGTAGCTCCATCGATCTCAGTAACATTTTTGGGTCTCTGGACAAAGAAGAAGAGTTTAGGGGAGGTGACCTTAAGGAACCATGCAGAATTCCAAATATCCTATCAAAATTGAGCAGTTGGACCATGAACCATCGAACAGAAAGCAATACACCTGAAATACCTGTCAAAGGTCAGCTCATCCTTGATCCTTCCACCTCATCCCTACGGCGGTCAACCAGTCGGCTCGGCTCGTGGCAGCTCGTTAATTAAGATACCGAGCTAagctagctcggctcggctcgataAGGACACGAGCAAAAACTTCAGCTCGGCTAAGGTAGCAGCAGGGTGGTGCCTGCGTACCGCCTGTTGATGCCTTGCTCGATTGAAAAAAGAGGAGCTGAGAAGGAAGATAAAggactggtgctgatttgatCGAGTGAAGAAGAAATTATAAAACAAACAGCGGATCGCTTGCATCTATCTCCAAATCCTGCCTGCTAGTATCTATCGATCTCgtattggagagagagagagagagagagagagagagagagagagaggcggccGAGCAAGCAGCTATATTTCAAACCATTGGCATGAATACATTAATTATTTGGATTGATACCAGCTAGGTGAACATGACCTCCATTATTTGGATTTGTATGCGGCTGAGAGTTCATTAGTCAACCTTTCATTGCCAAATGGAGGGATGGCTGCGGTGGGCACTTGGGGTTACAACTTACAAGTGGGGCATACGCTTCTGCACTGCTCCATCGTTTTATAACAATCTGGTTCCGGCTTTTGATTCATACAGCAATAGCATACCCTAAAACCACGACACAACTTCGTGATGCAAAATATGAGTGTGATCTTGTTACCATGTGGTGTTGTGGAGTCAACCGTTGTAGCATTATTATTACTAGTATTAGTATGGCTACTTGTAGGaaaggtaggatgcgtataatgtggtcaattgtattgcaatgagccatttgggcggtatatataggagtacaaggcttggagggcaaggcacctcccctagagataaggaaggctatcacgggattacatcaatcctaaactaccatatatggagttgcctaatatactctaacatccctccgcagtcgtagcggtagcaacacgaacggtcagactggagaacaatggagacatatccccctgcagtcggaacgccggtgcgaaagctttgactagagactcatgcagatgatagccctttagtgccgtagtagccgaggtcgaggtggacgtggtcgaagccgtggagggggcgcgggtcgaAGCGTCGTCGAGTTGCTCGAGTGCgcaaactcagcagcttcttgccgaagacagcagcaggacagtgcggcggatgacgatggtagacgacgcggtttgcgacttaggtcacgctcaggacaggggtggtga containing:
- the LOC120666812 gene encoding phosphatidylinositol-glycan biosynthesis class X protein-like codes for the protein MAVAGGPCLLAVALAAAWISAAAAESSPQQAGRSQKSINCVPCSRNYIGDAYLYTFTDQLAPHRGLAEMSDSGELCKGLTDAVEVPTLSELHRQLVGEGSHRRLVYSVKFGACQDAMVNFLDGYDAHLVIIEKLPNGVFADPFELQHFVERKVFLDVAVFGDTNLELPSALSNRSTVEIHFDLKPSTLTNCNIVIDLPLHARYLPLDASGHATVEFGSPDLLLRYRKKEIRSGSCLWVLKDLEAAPVDKAAWRIPCGDEAHIGFVSIVTFLSALVCSMSVVLAALVF